The genomic region agcattttttattttattgaggACTCGTTTTCTAGCACATAACATGCCTTTTTTCACAGTACTGAACAGCATAACTCAATGGATTGTTCACTGGAATGGCACAATTCCAAATTCCAATCCAAAATCAAGTAACCTATGTAGCAAAATACATTGGTTAGAATAGATTTAAGTTACTGAATACTATTTGACTACAAACTGAAAAGCACTGACAAAAGAACTCTTTAATTACGCCAACTATTGACACAGAGGTCTGCTTCCTAGTTCATAGATACTTTAGCTTCGAGTAACAGTTGTTATGTATAGAATAACTTTCATGTCCAGTTTTGATTGAATTTATTATGTTCTGTTTGATGTGGAAATTGTTAGTGAATTTGAAGTTGTTATTACTAGCTGCTTTGTCAGCTACATAGCCTGCCTACTCCGGTGCCTAAACTTGACTTGCATCTTTTTAATTAAGAATGTACAAGACAGAAGTAAAACAGTTTTAACAACTGAATCTTAGTGAAGTTTACGAAGCTTGTAACTGGGTTTCTGCCTCTTTGTCTCATGCTCACACCTGTCTTCTAGTAAGTGGAGAAATCCCATCGTCTTGGAACTGGGCAAGCCAACTTGGATCCTGTAAATTCACAGAGAGCTCACTAAAATTTGTCTGGTTTTAATTGAAGTGTTAAGTATCTATGTAACTCCCTCAAACTAGATACTGTCCATTTTCCTAAACTTAGTTACTCCTGTTACTTTGAACTTTGTTGCTTGTGTTCTAACTAATAAACTGTCTCATTTTCAATTGACCCTTCCTCTCATTTCTCTTCTGCCCCCCAGTCTATATTATCTCTGCATCCCTTCTTGTTGAACCATTGAGAATGGCACATGAAACACTCCTCTGCTAGTTTTAGTCATCCATCATTATTTTGTGCTAGTGTTTAACAGAGAAACGTGAGCTATTTTGTGTGCTTTGAGCAGCATCTCTctttggaaaagcagcagttcctgggtgttttctcccttccctctcatcTTCTCATCTTTTATGGGATAtcagattattttatttctaggaTCCTTTCACCTTCCAACCTTTTTCTCTTAATCCATTTAATATCCCTGTAACTATTGTTTCCCCTGCAGACTTAGAATTTTACATGTACTGTGCCCCTCTGTCATTGTTTTGGTTCAGATCAGGAATGCACAATATAAGCAAGTATCCTGGATCATCCCCACATACTGTAAAATTTGGGTGTGTTTTGTGGTCTTGGAATTTACAACTACATTGTTTATGCGTGACATTGAACCAGATAGATGCACGTCCACAGGATACCACGGCTGCTCCACTTGCTCACAGCTGTTCAATCCAGAACTAGAGTAGAATGATCCCAAAGTTAAAGAACAGTGTTCTGGAGTAGCACAAGCAAAGAAATCTCTCATTGATTCCATGCTTTGAGCAATTACCTCATTTTCAGACTAAAAGTATGTTTGTCTTTTTATGTTAACTGTAAGGCCTTTACCTCTAGCCATCGGTTCTTGCAGGCACCTCATTGTTAAGGCCAACAGGTAGGAATGTACTGGTTTAGGCTTTCCCATCTGTTCTGATCCTATCTTGCTTTGGTCAATTGCTGCTAAGTTTATTCCacaaaatactatttttattgttgttttccttAGTACATCTCTCTTAAGAGTGGAGTCTAATGTTACGGAAAACTACATTGTTTAGGGATCTGGATGTAATTTTTTCCAGCAGATTTCCTCCTGTCACCTAATACAGTTGAAAGTGTGTGCCTTTTTCCAGTGCTGGataattacttttctttcttgaagggTTCCAAACTTAGGTTGCTTGACTAGTAGCTgcctggcttgggcttttggctcacttgcttctgcttgctacTGTTTTCTGATGTGCTTTTTATGCAAATAGGCTGAGGTACTTGTGCATATTAATATTATCTCATTTATtcagtaaactcttatctcaacccagactttttttgtgtgtcactTTCCCTTCACTTTGGTGTTGTAGGAAGAAAGCTGTGTTAAACTAGCACAAGGTCTTAGAATAAAATTGGTGTTCTTGGAAACTGCATGTGGGTATTCAAACTTTAAAGATAAGAACTACATGAAAAACTTAGTAGTAAAGATAATCCTTCTCTGAATTATCAACCTATAAATAAAGTGGTCATCAGTAACGGATGGAGCACTGCTGTGATTTGGGTACAAATCTTCTACAGAGTCAATCTTCTTTCTGTAGATTCCTCTTACTCCATAAGCTTGTTGCTGTAAATAAAAACTTGAGTGGTAAAATCTTCAGGTTTACTATCCAGCATCTGAGAATATACATTCTCGTACCTTTTCAGGCTCCTGGTTATGGCGATGTAAGGCTTTCTTTGGAGACAATACCAGACACTGTAAATTTGGAAGAACCTTTTGACATTACATGTAAAATAACAAATTGCAGGTAATGATGTTATGTGATTCTTGTGCTTTTTCCTGAGTGGGTAAGTTGTGGCTTTGTTTTATATTTCAATAATTTCTCCTGAAACCACTCAAAGCTGGTCTTTACTATGAGTTGTAACAACATGAAATTTATTGAAACACACCTTTTGTATTACCATAATtttgaacaaacaaacaaacaaaaaaaccccaaacccgaAACACCcgaaagaaacaaagagaaaaccaaaaataTCCTGCCTTCCATCACAATCTGTTAGTAGTATTTGAACTAAGAGATTGCAAAAAATCTGTAGTGGAATTCCATGGAACTGCCTCTAGAATGCCTGCTAACCATGGTTACCATAGCCTTTTGTATGTCTTTATACATGGTTTGTCTTGGTTTGGGTTTACACTGTGATCTTCTAGTAGCCTTTTACAAAAAGGCTGTAAGAATGACATTTAAATAAATTCTAAATATAAGTTGAAACCAGGGACTAAAGCTTATGTATCTGGACTGCAGGTACTTCTCATAAAAATCTCATATTCCATCTAAAACACGAGTGGTATTCTGCTACTCAGTTCTGCTAAAGGCACAACAGCATGCTTGTGTTGGAGCAAGCTATATGCAACTGAAATACTGGGCATCACAGTAATTCTTGCTTGCTGCCTTGTAGTTATTTATAAGTACTTTAATTAATAGTAACCTGAATAATGAAGTGATCAAGATTCTACATGTCTGCAGTCCTTCAATGCTTAAAAAAAGCCCACAGGTTTATTCTTGTTTTTCAATTTTCTCCAGCAGTGAAAGGACTATGGATCTGGTTTTAGAAATGTGCAATACTAATTCCATCCACTGGTGTGGAGTTTCAGGAAGGCAACTTGGAAAGCTGCACCCGAGTTCATCCCTCCATCTTGCACTTACGTTGTTGTCCTCAGTACAAGGATTGCAAGTAAGTCTTTCCTAGCATAGCTTTGTTATAAAATAGCTGTTTCATAAGCTCAGTCGGTGTTTCTACTACCTCTTGTAACATTGTATTTCCCCTTTCTATTCTAGAGTGTCTCTGGCTTAAGACTTACAGACACGTTTCTGAAGAGAACATACGAATATGATGACATTGCACAAGTCTGTGTAGTTTCTTCAGAAGTCTaacaaagctgaagaaaaacattctgtatttctgctgggcttttatttttgtttaggaCCAATTTCATGATGGTTTAGCACCCAAATCATATTAAATGAGTACAAACAGAACCCAACCCCCTATGTAGCTATAAACATAATTATGCTTATTTAATTTCTCTGacaattttttaatgttttaaaaactcttttaaaacatgcatacattttatttcctgaaaataGAGCCTCTGAAAAAAGCATAGCTCTAGCAAATTACATGGCATTAACATCACCTGAGGGTGAGATTGATAGGAAATTGTAGCATTTTGTACtgaaatagtttaaaaataacaaaaacagttttaaaattgTGGTTTTGACAAAACTGCCTCAGTTTGAAGGAACAGACCTTTTACAGACAAGTTCCTGGAATCCAAACCTCCTAACAAGTACCTTGTAGTACCTGGTGTGGCAATGTGTTTGTGTGGTATATGCACAGACAAAGGAATTATATACCGTGATATGGGAATTGGATGAGAAAGTACAGCTGGCACTGTTGAGGCATTGACAGGTAGGAAGGGGAGCATCAGCCAAAGATGTGTTCTGGTTGTGGCTTAGACTTCGGAAAGCAAATCTGACCCAGCAATATAGGGCATGCTGTGAACAAGCACGTAACTTCCCAAGTAAtaggaaactgaaaaataaaatagcagagctaaggctttttttttttaattgttaaacTAAGGCAGTGCAAATTATTCTTCCCATCTCAGAGGCATTTAATGAGATTTTTaggaaaatgaggagaaaaaccCTCATGGCTGCCCTACTTTGAATTTTCCAAAGCATAAATGCAATAAGGGAATTCAGGACTTGGTTAAGCACTGGCATGTACTTTTCCCTTACTTCATTTtgacaaaagagagaaatattttgggCTGAAATTATCTAAGTCACCTAAAGGTAGCCATTTAATACAGAAAACAGACTGGCTCTCCTAGTTTCATATATGTTAAAGATTTTACTCAGTGGCTTGTCGTGTTTCTCAGCTACCATGATGGCACTTGGCAACCTTAGTTTTGACCATATTTTACCAAAGATTTCCCTGTGTAGAATAAAATTCTGAACTACTGGACAAACTTAGGATCAATTTACTAAATTGATGGAATGAGTCCATATTGGGAAAAATTCAAACTATATCCTCCACATCTAATAAAATGCAGATTACATTGGTTATAAACCCAGTATAATCAGGTATTTTAAAGAATGCGATTCACCTGTTACTCTAGATACATGAACAGTGAACAGTAAAACCACAACCATCCAGtcaaaaaatgtaaataacttTATTTATAATCTATTTTCAACTTAAATTGACACAAGTTGAACAAGACATAACCATACGGTGATAAGAGGCGGGAGAGGTACAGAAATGGTAGGCAAGTTGCATTTTACCAGTATGACATTCTGCAGCCCTTGGAACAGCATATGAATCCAAAGCTGCAGACCTAGCGCTTTCTCAGTATGCATGACTGATTTTACTCTGTACTTGTTACAAAACCAAATCTGTAACTGAAACAATTTCTAAACTGAGTATTTCATTAGGTGTCTTTATGATCAGGCATAGTCACAAGAGTATACTTCCATGCAAGCGTGTTACAGTTTACAATTTGAGTACAAAACCTTTTCTTCTCTAATAATTATCACACTTATCTACGGATGGAATAGTAATGATATAAATCCAGTTTGGTATTAAATGCGTATTTTCTGAGTTGAATGATAAACTGCAACTGACCTTAAAACAGTATTTCTAGGGATTGTAGTTCACCACTTCATCTAGCAGGATGAAAAATCTTAGTGCAAAATAAAGTGCAGTTATTACACAGGAAAAGATTCCTTCCCCACCCTGTGATTAAGACACATTGCATGACTCTAAAACAATCTAGTCTATTCTGGGCAAAATAGACTTCAAGCATAAATGAACCTTCTGTTCCTGGTTTCAATGGCAAAGCATGTAATGACAGCTCCTCTTActggttttgctgttttaaTTTAGGCTATAAAGCCCCTTCTATTAATATACAGGAAACGAAGATTGTTTACAAGTATTGTGCCAGTTGTAGCACATTCCTTCCTATGTAGCATATAATTAGCTAGTAGCTACATAACTAGGTAGTTAGCCAATGCCATCAATGTTTTAGTAAATATTCTGTAAACCCTGTATGTGACAACATTGTAGTGTGTGAAATGAAAGTTATGACTGTAATTTCAAGAGTAGTTTTCAAATAACTAACCAATGCTTAATTCCCTTTCAAACTGGGAACAGCTCTCCCATGAATCCAGTAAGCTGTAGGTCTTGTACATGACAGTACAACTTCTACAGCCAGTCTTTGTATCACACTTCTTAGTTCCTAAGGAATTTTCAAGAGGTTCTTGACATTCTTTCTGTCTTAAAGTAGAAAGGTGAGTGAGAGAGATCCTGCACTGCTGTCCAGATCACTCTGGATTTATTGGTTCCCGTTGTCAAAATTACTAAAACTCATTTTGAGCAGTTGGACATAGGAAGAAAGAACGAAAAGGAGCTGGTGCAGTTCAACAGAAGATATGCTAGGAGTAATGCTTCTCTCCTGACACAACATGCTACTCCAAGCAATGTTTGTACAGTAGTTGCAGCCTGCCTACAGCCCTATAGGTATTTCTTCTAAATGGTATCTTGTCCTGTTAAGTGCAACAGAACTTAAGCAGCAGTTTCCCTTCAGTTGGTTATATTCAGGATCTGAACTACCTCTGAAAAAGGATCCTGttaggaattttattttttgtcatCAGATGTTAAGTCAGCAGTTGCTACTTGGAAATGCATTTTAATGTAAAAAGTATCTCTATACAGCCTCAAAGAGAGAGCTACACAAACTTAATATATAGAACTTCAAAAGCATTTTAATGCTGCATACAGGAAttgaataaaatacaaaatgtcTTCAAGTTGTTTAAGTTGCTCTATTAAGCTCTAGCTCTTTATTCAAGAGATGGTATTACGGATttcctatttttgttttctgtaatcCTTTTCATTTATCCTTGGACTAGCTGCATTCCcccctgttttagcaggggaTGACTCATATCATAAATGTACAACTGGCATTTGTGACTTAAACCCAAATtttgcatttgctgctgcttgagGTGCTCTTTTTTGACCACAAGATGAATCGGGTATGTCTGAGGTTCAGgagtttgtgtgtttttctccACTTGGGAGTTTATCGTTCCTCTTCCACATACCTTCTTCAGCCTTACTGGTCAGCAGTGATCACTTTGTCTTAGGAATCAAACAGGATCCTCAAATTAGTTTTGATACACAAAGAGAAAAGTGGGAATGTTGAGAACCTCCCTGGAGTAAAAACAAGCGTACCTTGTACCAGAGAGTAGTGTGAACAGTAAGCAGCATTTAAAAAGTTAACAAAAAAACCAGAACAATGGTCTCTGAAAAAGTAAGATTTAACTGGGAAGGAACATCCAGGGTAGGAACAGAAGTACTATAGTGGAAAAATATTTAGCTTAGCCATATAACCATGACTTAAAGTAGGTGTCatgaaactgggaaaaaaagaaatcattaagTTGTTTGAGCCAACAATTTAATGCACAAGAATAGAAAAAGAATCCTTTCTAAGAAAGCTTTTTTTGGATAAATTTTCAATACTAGTTATTTGTACAGTCACAGGATCAGTTTTACCTTATTACAGTTAAGAATTTAAGCTTATGTTAAATACTGCATACATACAGAATGTAATACAGTTTGCCATGCCTAAGAAAGTAGTGACATAATGCTGACCTCCAGGGCTACCTCATGATTTGAGGGTATACATGGCAGTAGAAAGGCCTAAAACTTCTTTTAAtattctttcccttcccaagacaaaagttttgttttggttctgTACGTTATCCTATTCAGGATTAGTGTCTTTCTTTATGATTTGTGGTACTTCTTCATATGAAATCATCTCTCTCCCTCCTGGCCCAGTGAAGTTGAAATATATTTCATGTTACTAATGATGGCCCCTCCATAGACTTAAAGAAACAGACTTTTCAAGCACTGGTTCTAAGTACACTCTGTATTCCCAACGCTGGTTTACACTCGTTTAAAAAGGGCACATCAGATGGGCCTACTGTTTCAGTATTTGTCAGGGAGTAGTACAGCCATACTGATTTGCACCACAAGAATAAAATGCCTTTTATACTAGCATTTTAGAATTAAGCTGTTATGGAAGATTAGACCATTATAAAACTTATCCCCATTCAACAGCCCTGGAGATCAATCTAATGCACTTACAGAAAATGACTTGTACTTAGGGATTTTAATAAACCACCTATTTAGTGTATTAATTTTTAGAAGAGTAACTATACATAAACAGCATATTTCAAGTTATGTGCAATAGATCTGTTTAACAGATTTATTCTTGTCTGCAAACACGCACAAAGAATTTTCTGTCTTCAAGCAGAAGAGTTACAATGGTGCTTTTGCTACTAGCTATGGTATGCATTTGGGGGTTATATACCATTACAATTCACATGCCTCCTTTAAGTCAAGAATGTTCTTCAGTGCTGCCACTGAATGATCTGCTCCGGACATGATTTCTCAGTTGCTCTATGAGCTCAGGATTCTGCTGCTGTATCTGTTGTGCAAACTGCTGCCCCCTGTGTTGAACAGTTTTAAGTAAAtcaagaagtaaaaaaaaccctgacaagtagcatttttaaatgaaaacaggaTATCCCAATATAACGGAAAAATGCATTATATGGAAATTAATACTAAAGATAACTTGCTTTAGTCAAGGTATTTGTGGTTTCTAGTTAAACTCTAAGCAGAATTACCACTAGatcttaatttttattgtttgggACTACTATTTCTACTTGATAATATGGAGGAAAAAGTATTATCTTACCTGGTAAAACTAAAATTCAGTAACAAATCTTCTCCAGTGATTTGATGCTTTTTTGGAGAGGATCTGTTCTATTGTTTAATATAACTTTGTATTAGTTTAATACAACCTTGTATTagtttttccagaaaaaaagtgTGGCTGCCTGTTTGTACTTCTAAGCAAGATGTCATTAGTAAAAGTAAGCATTCAGTTATACCTTTATGTCTTGTATGACTGAGGTAATGATAGATCCATCTCCATACCAGTGGTAGTTTAAGAATTAAATTGATAAGTGAGACTAATTCCATGTGAAAGAGAAGGATAACACTAGTTTACTAGAAAAACCAGGTAAAAACCAGGTTAGTAAAACATACTGCTTCATTAACAGCCTGGCATGGCTTCTTTGTAAATTCTGCATTTTGTCTGAGTAGCAAAATGTCAAGACTCCTTTAAACCATAGTTGCAGGTTGAAGGAAAGTCACCATTTTCATAGATTTAGGTGTAGCACCTGTCTTTCTTATAATCagcttttgattttgtttgggcATGTTCCTGTCTGTGATATGAATTACAAATTACTTTTGTCCTGAAGTGGCAAGActtaaaaccaaactgaaataGGCTGGAATGATGAAATAGAGTAAAATTTTATGCCCTctaagaagaaatggcctgttTCTGTGCAGGCTTTTCCAGTTGCATTGTCATTATAATATGAAAGACTTGGGTCCTGTTTTTTGTAAAAGCTCCTCCTCATTATACTGAGTTCCCTGAAGTCTTCCTAGTCTAAATGGAAGGATGCCATAGCAGAACTTGTGGCAGCTTGCACTAAGTAAATATGCAGCTTTTCTAACTAGTCTCTGGGATATCAGGTAGTAAATTTATAAACACATTATGAAAGCACAACAGTATGTGAGAACCAGAATATGAAAACGAGCACCCATTTCAGTCATTCCAATTTGATGGAAAtgtacaaagcaaa from Indicator indicator isolate 239-I01 chromosome Z unlocalized genomic scaffold, UM_Iind_1.1 iindZ_random_scaffold_264, whole genome shotgun sequence harbors:
- the LOC128979978 gene encoding trafficking protein particle complex subunit 13; this translates as TDEVFLEAQIQNITTSPMFMEKVSLEPSMMYSVAELNTVDTAGESESTFGSRTYLQPMDTRQYLYCLKPKQEFAEKAGVIKGVTVIGKLDIVWKTNLGERGRLQTSQLQRMAPGYGDVRLSLETIPDTVNLEEPFDITCKITNCSERTMDLVLEMCNTNSIHWCGVSGRQLGKLHPSSSLHLALTLLSSVQGLQSVSGLRLTDTFLKRTYEYDDIAQVCVVSSEV